One genomic window of Brevundimonas vesicularis includes the following:
- a CDS encoding type II toxin-antitoxin system PemK/MazF family toxin yields MAGSAIERRDRNGLGMVKRGEVWLTRLDPTEGSEIQKTRPCLIVSPDRLSHHDIFIVAPLSSGGHAARFRVEVAFQGRRGRVLPDQIRTVARSRLIRRLDRLDDHYVAEVLGILRLMFED; encoded by the coding sequence ATGGCTGGAAGCGCCATTGAGCGCCGAGACCGAAACGGACTGGGAATGGTAAAGCGGGGCGAGGTCTGGCTGACCCGTCTCGATCCGACGGAAGGCAGCGAAATTCAAAAGACGCGGCCTTGTCTGATTGTTTCGCCGGATCGCCTCAGTCACCACGATATCTTCATCGTCGCCCCTCTGAGCTCCGGCGGTCATGCCGCCCGTTTCCGGGTCGAGGTCGCCTTTCAAGGCAGACGTGGCAGGGTTCTGCCAGACCAGATCCGAACGGTCGCCCGCAGCCGGTTGATCCGTCGCCTAGACAGGCTGGACGATCACTACGTCGCCGAGGTTCTCGGCATCCTAAGGCTGATGTTCGAGGATTGA